In Macadamia integrifolia cultivar HAES 741 chromosome 5, SCU_Mint_v3, whole genome shotgun sequence, a single window of DNA contains:
- the LOC122079993 gene encoding carbonic anhydrase 2-like isoform X1 has protein sequence MGSESYEAAIAGLKKLLSEKGELEAVATAKIEQITAELQTVDSPAFNPVERLKTGFIHFKKEKYETNPALHGELAKGQSPKFMVFACSDSRVCPSHVLDFQPGEAFVVRNVANMVPPYDQTKYAGVGAAVEYAVLHLKVQNIVVIGHSCCGGIKGLMSFPDSGPTSTDFIEDWVKICSPAKAKVNAENGGLPLPELCTLCEKEAVNVSLSNLLTYPFVRDGLVKKTLALKGGYYDFVNGSFELWGLDFGLSPPLSVRDVATVLHWKL, from the exons ATGGGAAGCGAATCATACGAGGCAGCCATCGCAGGACTAAAGAAGCTTCTCAG TGAGAAAGGAGAACTGGAAGCGGTGGCCACCGCAAAAATCGAGCAAATAACGGCGGAGCTACAAACGGTGGATAGCCCAGCGTTTAATCCGGTCGAGAGGTTGAAAACCGGGTTCATTCATTTCAAGAAGGAGAAATACGA GACAAATCCCGCGTTGCATGGTGAGCTGGCCAAGGGCCAAAGCCCTAAG TTCATGGTCTTTGCCTGCTCGGACTCCCGTGTGTGCCCCTCCCATGTTCTTGATTTCCAGCCTGGTGAGGCTTTTGTGGTCCGCAACGTCGCCAACATGGTCCCCCCATACGACCAG ACTAAATACGCTGGTGTTGGAGCGGCTGTCGAGTATGCTGTCTTGCATCTCAAG GTTCAGAATATCGTGGTCATCGGACACAGCTGTTGTGGTGGGATAAAGGGACTCATGTCTTTCCCTGATTCCGGCCCCACTTCTAC TGATTTCATAGAAGACTGGGTGAAAATCTGCTCACCGGCCAAAGCAAAGGTTAATGCAGAGAACGGCGGTTTACCTCTCCCCGAACTATGCACACTGTGCGAAAAG GAAGCCGTGAACGTATCACTGAGTAACCTTCTAACTTACCCATTTGTGAGAGACGGTTTGGTGAAGAAAACTTTGGCATTGAAAGGAGGTTACTACGATTTTGTGAATGGATCTTTTGAGCTCTGGGGTCTTGACTTCGGCCTCTCACCACCTCTCTCT GTAAGAGATGTTGCTACGGTACTGCATTGGAAGCTCTAA
- the LOC122079993 gene encoding carbonic anhydrase 2-like isoform X3, translating to MAAKLRKCMMFCCMNNTSSEGMGSESYEAAIAGLKKLLSEKGELEAVATAKIEQITAELQTVDSPAFNPVERLKTGFIHFKKEKYETNPALHGELAKGQSPKFMVFACSDSRVCPSHVLDFQPGEAFVVRNVANMVPPYDQTKYAGVGAAVEYAVLHLKVQNIVVIGHSCCGGIKGLMSFPDSGPTSTDFIEDWVKICSPAKAKVNAENGGLPLPELCTLCEKEAVNVSLSNLLTYPFVRDGLVKKTLALKGGYYDFVNGSFELWGLDFGLSPPLSVRDVATVLHWKL from the exons AGTGAAGGGATGGGAAGCGAATCATACGAGGCAGCCATCGCAGGACTAAAGAAGCTTCTCAG TGAGAAAGGAGAACTGGAAGCGGTGGCCACCGCAAAAATCGAGCAAATAACGGCGGAGCTACAAACGGTGGATAGCCCAGCGTTTAATCCGGTCGAGAGGTTGAAAACCGGGTTCATTCATTTCAAGAAGGAGAAATACGA GACAAATCCCGCGTTGCATGGTGAGCTGGCCAAGGGCCAAAGCCCTAAG TTCATGGTCTTTGCCTGCTCGGACTCCCGTGTGTGCCCCTCCCATGTTCTTGATTTCCAGCCTGGTGAGGCTTTTGTGGTCCGCAACGTCGCCAACATGGTCCCCCCATACGACCAG ACTAAATACGCTGGTGTTGGAGCGGCTGTCGAGTATGCTGTCTTGCATCTCAAG GTTCAGAATATCGTGGTCATCGGACACAGCTGTTGTGGTGGGATAAAGGGACTCATGTCTTTCCCTGATTCCGGCCCCACTTCTAC TGATTTCATAGAAGACTGGGTGAAAATCTGCTCACCGGCCAAAGCAAAGGTTAATGCAGAGAACGGCGGTTTACCTCTCCCCGAACTATGCACACTGTGCGAAAAG GAAGCCGTGAACGTATCACTGAGTAACCTTCTAACTTACCCATTTGTGAGAGACGGTTTGGTGAAGAAAACTTTGGCATTGAAAGGAGGTTACTACGATTTTGTGAATGGATCTTTTGAGCTCTGGGGTCTTGACTTCGGCCTCTCACCACCTCTCTCT GTAAGAGATGTTGCTACGGTACTGCATTGGAAGCTCTAA
- the LOC122079993 gene encoding carbonic anhydrase 2-like isoform X2, producing the protein MGSESYEAAIAGLKKLLSEKGELEAVATAKIEQITAELQTVDSPAFNPVERLKTGFIHFKKEKYETNPALHGELAKGQSPKFMVFACSDSRVCPSHVLDFQPGEAFVVRNVANMVPPYDQTKYAGVGAAVEYAVLHLKVQNIVVIGHSCCGGIKGLMSFPDSGPTSTDFIEDWVKICSPAKAKVNAENGGLPLPELCTLCEKEAVNVSLSNLLTYPFVRDGLVKKTLALKGGYYDFVNGSFELWGLDFGLSPPLSV; encoded by the exons ATGGGAAGCGAATCATACGAGGCAGCCATCGCAGGACTAAAGAAGCTTCTCAG TGAGAAAGGAGAACTGGAAGCGGTGGCCACCGCAAAAATCGAGCAAATAACGGCGGAGCTACAAACGGTGGATAGCCCAGCGTTTAATCCGGTCGAGAGGTTGAAAACCGGGTTCATTCATTTCAAGAAGGAGAAATACGA GACAAATCCCGCGTTGCATGGTGAGCTGGCCAAGGGCCAAAGCCCTAAG TTCATGGTCTTTGCCTGCTCGGACTCCCGTGTGTGCCCCTCCCATGTTCTTGATTTCCAGCCTGGTGAGGCTTTTGTGGTCCGCAACGTCGCCAACATGGTCCCCCCATACGACCAG ACTAAATACGCTGGTGTTGGAGCGGCTGTCGAGTATGCTGTCTTGCATCTCAAG GTTCAGAATATCGTGGTCATCGGACACAGCTGTTGTGGTGGGATAAAGGGACTCATGTCTTTCCCTGATTCCGGCCCCACTTCTAC TGATTTCATAGAAGACTGGGTGAAAATCTGCTCACCGGCCAAAGCAAAGGTTAATGCAGAGAACGGCGGTTTACCTCTCCCCGAACTATGCACACTGTGCGAAAAG GAAGCCGTGAACGTATCACTGAGTAACCTTCTAACTTACCCATTTGTGAGAGACGGTTTGGTGAAGAAAACTTTGGCATTGAAAGGAGGTTACTACGATTTTGTGAATGGATCTTTTGAGCTCTGGGGTCTTGACTTCGGCCTCTCACCACCTCTCTCTGTATGA